The window GCAACGTGTCGTACCGGACGGGGGAGGCCTTTCGGGATTCGTTGGACTACCGGGAGGCCCGGTACGACGCCTACCGGCTGGTGGCCGAAGGCCCCCTGGGCGGACACGGCACCGCGCGGTTCGGACGCTTTGCCCCGGCGGAACTGCCGGGGTTCGGGTTTATCGACGGTCTTTTACTTCAGGCCCGCGCGGGACGGACGCGTTGGGGCCTGGTGGGCGGGGCGCGCCCCCGGGGGGCGGACCGACGCCCTTCGGGGGAACGTCCGGCGGCGGGCCTCTACGTCGCCCACGTCGCCCCGGACGCCGCCCGCCTGCGGCACGAAGGAACGGTGGGGGTTTTGGTCAACACCCACAAAGGGGAGTTGGACCGGCTGGCCCTGCTGTGCGACGAGCGACTGCGATTGTCGTCCCGCTGGTCGGCGGGGCTGTCCCTGGAGGCCGATAAACGCGTGGACCCTTCCACGGGCACGCCCGCGGCGCAATTGACGCGATTGAATGTCCACGCGCGGTGGACGCCCGGAAAAAACTTTTCCCTGAGCGGCGGCGCGGACCGCCACCAGGACTCGCTGACGCGCCCCAGCGACACGAGCGCCGCGTCCAACCGCCGCTATCTGCGCTATTGGGCGGGCGCGGGGCAATATTTGGGCGCGGGTTGGCGGGCGGAGGGCGATGTGTCTTTTTACGCCGCCACCCAGGACGAAAGCCCCACGCTGTGGCGGGGCGGGCTGACCAAGACCGGGCTGCCGGGATTGCGCGGGGGCTATGTGACCGCCAACATTTACAACCTGGGGGGAGGGGGATTGGAGGGACTGGGGGCCCAGGCCTCGGCGGGATTGCCGTTTTGGCGGGGACGAGTGTACTTGGCCCCTTCGGTGCGCGCGCGCGACGCCGCCCGGACGGGGGAAGAAAGAAAATGGACCGTTCTGGATTACGGGGCGCGCGCCGATTGGCGGGCGGACCCCCTCACCTTTTACGCCGGAGGAACGCGCACCGAGGAAGACGGGGCGAACGCCACGCTGGTCGAAGCGGGGGTGGATTTCCGCTGGTAAAGAGAGTATCGTTTCTCGATGCCGAACATTTCGAGTCGACGTTTTTTTGTGTCCCGGGGCCTGGGATAAACGCATGAAAAAGCCGTTCTTTTCGATCACCGATCTGGTTGTGGTGGCGATCCTCCTCGTCTCGGGAACGGCGGCCTGGCGACGGTTGGAGCTATCGAATCGGTGGGCCTGGGCGCGCGAGTCCCGGAAGGCCGAAACGGGGGAGGGCGCCGTGTTTGAATACCAGCGGATCGAAAACTGCCCCCTGGGACAAGGCCGGACGGAGAAAAAGTTACGGCGCACGGTGGGAAACCCGGGAACGGAGGGCACGACTTTCAAGCTCCACGAAACGCCCCCCGGCCGGACGGGGCCCCGGGCCCGGCGTCCCCACGTTTACTCGATGTTCTTTCCCTCTTCCTACGCGGACGCCACCCGGGACGGGGACAGGGACCTCGTCGCGCTGGCGGCCCGTCCATTGGAATTGCCGACAGGCACGTACTTCACCGTGCGGCGGTCGCGGGAGGGGAACATGTCGCACGGGGACACGGAAGGGTCCCACCCGCACCGGACCGTCACCTACGAATGGTATTCGCCCCGATCGCCGGCGGCGTTGTTGACCTACACCCGGGAGGCCGGCACGGCGGGCATGGACAACCCGCCGACGCGGCTCGAAGACCTGCCCGAAAACGTTTACTACGAATGGGAAATGCTGGAATCCGTTCGATCATCGGACAGCGGCGGGGACGAACCGGCCGAAATGGAACCGATATCCCACGCGGAGGGAGAAACGCAATGACGATGCCGACGCGCGTGTTTTGTTGGGCGGGGGTGGGCGGGGCGGCGGCTTTGTCGCCGATGCGATTCGGCAAGACGCCGGCGTGAACACCTTGTTGTAAATCCCCGTCGCCGGGGGGTGTTTTATTTCCCCCGTGATAATCCCATCAGCCCCAAAACACCGACGACGATCCCGCCCACAAACAGCCAGACGGTTTTGTTGGTCGGCGAACCGGTAAAAAAGCGCGACACATCGGACCGGAACGAATCGGACGCGTTCATCCCGTACATAATCAAAACACCCCCCCCGACCAAGAGCGCGATCGAGAAGATTTTATGGGTGGACATGTGTTGCCTCCTGGAGGCGCGGTTCCCGGAAAGCGCCGCCGATCGGCGCCTCGAGGGGACCGCGTTTTTGTATCGACATTCCCGCCGTGAAAACCAGACGGCTGGCGTCTTCGATGGACATATTGACGGGTTCCAGCGCCGACCGTGGGACCAGGGCCATGTACCCGCCGATCTGGTAACTCATGGGTAGGTAAACAATGACCATGTCCGCTGTCCCGGTCAGCGCGGGCATGGAAAAAAGGTTTTCCTGGGTGACAAAACCGATCAGCCGCAGGCCGGATTCTTTTAGGGTTAAGGAAACCACCTTGTTGAACTTTTTTGTTTTTGTGCTGGAGAGGAAGAGCACCGTGTCTTGCACGGCGCCGTAAATGGATTTTATGAATGGAATTCGCCCCATCAGATGCTCCCAGCAGTCCGATAAACGCTGAACCACCCGGGTGTTCATGACCAACCCCACCGCGTAAATCACCGCCGTTAAAAAAACGACGCCCAAGCCCGGGAAGTAAAAGGTTTTCGGCAGGACCCGCCGAAGGGCCGAGGCGGTGATGGACTCCAAACCGGTAAACACCCCGAGGGTCACCGCGCCGATGATTAAAACGGGGGTGACGACCCGAAGTCCCTTGGCGATGGTTTTTTTAAACGCGTATTCGCTTTTCATGGCGTGGGGATCGAAACGCCGGGCGCCAGGGCGGCCCGGCTTCGCGCCAATTGTTGGCGCAAGGGTTCGTCGCCCGGGGCGGCGAGGGATTCGGCTTCGTCCAATAAAAGCGTCGCTTCGGGGAAGCGTCCTTCGATTGTGTAAAGGCGGGCCAGGGTTTCCAAAGCGTAGGGCCGAACGGCCCCGCCCCGGTCGATCGCCTTCCGGGCGAGTTGTTCCGCCAACTTATAACGGTCCCCACGCTCCAAGTAAACCATGGCCAGGTTGTTGGCGGCCACGGCGTTGTCGGGGTCCAGCCGCAGGGCGCGGCGAAAACAGGACTCGGCTTTTTTAAAATCCCGGCTCGTGAAGGCGATGTTGCCCCGCGCCATCCATCCCGGCGGGTCACGCCGGTCGCCACGAATGGCCGCGTCGAATTGTTCAATAGCCAAGGCGGTCAACCCCTGGGATTCGTAGGACACGCCGAGTTCCCGATGCTGTTCCGCGGTCAAAGGGTCGGTGACCCGCGCGCGCCGGGGCGACAAAGCGGAACACCCCAGGGCGAACGCCAAGACCCATGGATATATTGGGAACCACGAATTGCGTTTCAGTGGAATCATCGCTCCGCGCCTCCTTTAAGGGACCGGGCCATCAATGCGCAGCGTTGTGCGGCTGGTTTTTTCCCATTGTTTTAAAAAACGCGAGGTGGGGACGAACCGATTCGGGGTGTCCCCCGAATGGACGAAAAGGCCCCGACGGCTTTCGCTGTAACCGGTGACGACAACGTAATGCCCGATGGGGAACATCCGCGTTCCGCGGTTGATAAAAGCGATGATCGGGCGTCCTTCCCGCACCTGGGTTTTGAGGTCCTCGATGTCGCCCTCGTACAATTGCGCCTGGAAGCCCCGGTCCTGGGCGGCGATCAGCAGATCGATCGCGAGAGCCCCTTTGAGGTGCGCGAGATAGATCTCTTTTTTTAAGGTGCGCGCGTCCACGCCCCGTCCCCAAAAAGACAAGACGCTGGCCAGGGCGGCGGGCCCGCATTGGTCGGTTTTGTCCGGGTAAAAGGGGACCACCAGCGAGCGTGGATCGCCCGCGGGGTCCGCCTGAGGCGCGGGGAGGGGCGCGCGGGGTTGGAAACCCGCGCACCCCAAACCCCACAGTCCGAGAAGACCGCCGACAAGCCAGGTCGGCTTTCTCGAACCGGTGGGAAGGGACATGGGAATGCCTTATCCTATATCCGCCGGAACACGTAGAAGAATATACCCACCAGAATCGCCACCAACAGCACCGTGATCAACAAACCGCCCGCGTCGCCACCGGGATTTATCGATTTGATCCGCGAGGCGGTTTGATGCAGTTGAGCGTCGGAAAGGCGGCTCAATCGCGCGTCGATTTGTTCCGGGCTTAGCTTGAGGTCCGCGAGGCGTTCCCGGAGAATTTTGGATTCCAACGATTTTTGGATGGTTTTAAGATCTTCAGCCCGGGTGGAGGTCGCGTTCTTCCCTTCGCCCATCGCTTCGACAGGCGCCAGCATGGCCCAGGCACGCGGGGGCAAGGTCATGGTCAAGGTCGTCGTCAGCACCAACGTTCCGACCAAGGACTTTTTAAAAAACAACACGGTTTCTTTTATCATGAGGGTCTCCTTTTTAAATCCCTTTCATGGGTAGGACACACGAAATGGAATCCGGGTTACAGTCCACGCCCGGGGAAGATTCACCCCCGCCAAGGAAATGAAAGGGCGCCGGGGCGCCCGCCGATCGATTTATGGTTTTCACGGAAAGCGTGTGCTATATTCGGGACGCCATGACCGAAACCGCGATATGAAGGGAAGGGGATTGTCATGAAAAGGTCCGGACGAAGGGCCCCACGGGGTTGGTTCTGGGGGGCGGGGTATTTTTTTGTTTTGGCCATCCCGGTGACGGTGGCTTATCTTGAAGGGGGGCTTCCCGGGCGGGGGTTTTGGATTGATTTGGCGGTGGCGGCGGGGGCGGTGGCTTTTTTTTGTTTTTGCGGACAGTTCGTTTTGACGGCGCGGTTTTTGCCCCTGGGGCGTTCGCTGGGGGTGGACGCGGAGTTGCGCTTCCACGGGCGGATGGGAACGCTGGGCGCGGGGTTGGTGTTGGTCCACGCGGGGATCTTGATCGCCGTGGCGCCGGGCAACCTGGGTTATATGAACCCGGGCCTGGGCGCGCCGGGGGGATTGATTTTGTACGGGGCCCTGTTGGCCCTGGGACTGCTGGCTCTGTCAACCCTGGGGCGAAGGGCGCTGAAAATTCCCTACGACCTCTGGCGGCTGACCCACGGCCTGCTGGCCGGGGTTGTGGTGGTGACGGGCGCCGTTCACATTTTGGCGGTGGGGTTTTGGACCTCGAACCCCTTGAATCGAATTTTGGTGATGGGGACGGCGGCCCTGGCCCTGTACGCCTTGGCGCACATTCGCCTCGTGAAACCCCTGATGGCCCTGCGGCGCCCCTGGGTGGTTTCCGAGGTGCGCTACGAAGCGCCCAAGGTGTGGACCCTGGCCGTGCAAGCCTTGCGCCACGACGGCCTGCGCTTCGCCCCGGGCCAATACGCCTGGTTGACCCTGGGCCGGAACCCCTTTCGGCTGGAACAGCACCCGTTCACCATCGCGTCGTCGGCGGAACGGAACGACCGGCTGGAGTTTGTGATTAAAGAGTTGGGGGATTTCACCTCGAAAATGTCGTCGGTGGCGCCGGACACCACGGCCTATGTGGAAGGCCCCTGCGGCGGCATGCCCTGGGACACCGCCCCGCGGGGCGTGGTGTTTTTGGCGGGGGGGGTCGGGATCACCCCGGCCTTGTCGATGGCGCGGACCCTGCGGGACCGAAGGGACCGGCGGCCGTTTGTATTATTCTACGCGGCGTCGAGCGAGGGAAAATTGGTGTTCCGGGAGGAACTGGAGCGGCTGCGGGGGGAACTGGCGTTGACGGTCGTTCCCGTTTTGGAAACGCCGCCCCCCGGGTGGACGGGGGAGACGGGCTATATTTCCCGGGAGATCCTGGACCGCCATCTGCCCCGGGAAGGGCGAAACGAATGGGACTACCTGATTTGCGGACCGGACCCGATGATCGAACAAATGCACGCCCATTTGACCGCCCTGGGCGTGCCGCGCCGCCGGCAACGGTCGGAGCGGTTTAACTGGGTTTGAACCGGATTTTGATCGAGCGGGCAAAGCCCCGCCGCGAAAGCGGCGGGGCTTTTTTATTTGAGGTTGAGCGGGTCCGGATTGGTCCGCAATTCGAACCAGGCGATGGACTGCACGCCGTGGGGGTGGCCTTCGACCGGATATACGTTTTGGCCTTTGATGGCGTACCAGGGCACGGTTTCGGGCGCGCGTTGGGGGTGGTGGGGCGTGGGGTAAAGTTTGTGGTCGTCCTTGACCACGTACCAGGGGTGGGGGTCGGCCCCGTCGGAATGGTGCACGGTGGTGAAGACGCCGCCGTCGCGGATGGCGAAGGTGGGAAAGGGGTGCGCGCCCTTGGGGTGGTTTTCGGTATTGTAGAGGAATTGGTCGGCGGCCATGTTATTGTCCTTGGCCCTCGGGCAGGGGCGGGTGGTAGGGTTCGGAAAGCTTGTCGTTGTAGGTGTCCCACAGAGAGAGGGTGGCTTGCAGGACGGGCATCATGCACACCAAAAGGACCACCGCGGTGACCAGGCGGGAGACGTTGTTGGTGCGGCCTTCGCGCCGGGCGCGGGAGAGACTGCGGATTTCCAATCCCAGAAGCACGAGCGCCAGGGCGATGATGGCGCAACAAATCAGATAGGGAATGTTGTTGAAACGGTAGCTTTCCGTTTTATAAAAGGAGAAGGAGGAGACGTAGGCGTTCCAGTCGAGGTGCTGCCAAAACAGCAGGAACACAAGGACGAACACGGCCGTCCGAAGGATCAACCGGCCGGTGGCGTGGGTTTTGCCTTCGTACCGGGCGCGGGCGATGCCCAGGAACTCGTAAAAGGCGATGAGCAATG of the Elusimicrobiota bacterium genome contains:
- a CDS encoding ferric reductase-like transmembrane domain-containing protein, giving the protein MKRSGRRAPRGWFWGAGYFFVLAIPVTVAYLEGGLPGRGFWIDLAVAAGAVAFFCFCGQFVLTARFLPLGRSLGVDAELRFHGRMGTLGAGLVLVHAGILIAVAPGNLGYMNPGLGAPGGLILYGALLALGLLALSTLGRRALKIPYDLWRLTHGLLAGVVVVTGAVHILAVGFWTSNPLNRILVMGTAALALYALAHIRLVKPLMALRRPWVVSEVRYEAPKVWTLAVQALRHDGLRFAPGQYAWLTLGRNPFRLEQHPFTIASSAERNDRLEFVIKELGDFTSKMSSVAPDTTAYVEGPCGGMPWDTAPRGVVFLAGGVGITPALSMARTLRDRRDRRPFVLFYAASSEGKLVFREELERLRGELALTVVPVLETPPPGWTGETGYISREILDRHLPREGRNEWDYLICGPDPMIEQMHAHLTALGVPRRRQRSERFNWV
- a CDS encoding DUF3185 family protein, which codes for MSTHKIFSIALLVGGGVLIMYGMNASDSFRSDVSRFFTGSPTNKTVWLFVGGIVVGVLGLMGLSRGK
- a CDS encoding PA2779 family protein, producing MIKETVLFFKKSLVGTLVLTTTLTMTLPPRAWAMLAPVEAMGEGKNATSTRAEDLKTIQKSLESKILRERLADLKLSPEQIDARLSRLSDAQLHQTASRIKSINPGGDAGGLLITVLLVAILVGIFFYVFRRI
- a CDS encoding C39 family peptidase, whose protein sequence is MSLPTGSRKPTWLVGGLLGLWGLGCAGFQPRAPLPAPQADPAGDPRSLVVPFYPDKTDQCGPAALASVLSFWGRGVDARTLKKEIYLAHLKGALAIDLLIAAQDRGFQAQLYEGDIEDLKTQVREGRPIIAFINRGTRMFPIGHYVVVTGYSESRRGLFVHSGDTPNRFVPTSRFLKQWEKTSRTTLRIDGPVP
- a CDS encoding tetratricopeptide repeat protein, with protein sequence MIPLKRNSWFPIYPWVLAFALGCSALSPRRARVTDPLTAEQHRELGVSYESQGLTALAIEQFDAAIRGDRRDPPGWMARGNIAFTSRDFKKAESCFRRALRLDPDNAVAANNLAMVYLERGDRYKLAEQLARKAIDRGGAVRPYALETLARLYTIEGRFPEATLLLDEAESLAAPGDEPLRQQLARSRAALAPGVSIPTP
- a CDS encoding DUF502 domain-containing protein is translated as MKSEYAFKKTIAKGLRVVTPVLIIGAVTLGVFTGLESITASALRRVLPKTFYFPGLGVVFLTAVIYAVGLVMNTRVVQRLSDCWEHLMGRIPFIKSIYGAVQDTVLFLSSTKTKKFNKVVSLTLKESGLRLIGFVTQENLFSMPALTGTADMVIVYLPMSYQIGGYMALVPRSALEPVNMSIEDASRLVFTAGMSIQKRGPLEAPIGGAFREPRLQEATHVHP